ttttacgatTTACCAATGATTTTCATGTTCCTTGAAGACGAAAACgttttgtttttatgttttataGACAAAATACGTATCTTTTTAACTTGCGATGGGTTCTCTAATATACTCCATGCAACAATTTTACAAATCTAAGGAAGCTTGGTCTAACGGATCAAATATTTGAAGatcaaaatgtttttaaatgtgTAAAATATTTATCAAACTTACTTATATTGAAAATGTCTACAAAATTAATTAGAAATGTATACCTCAAATACTTTACTTTTCATATCCCATTGGGGATGAGTTCCACTCTCttgagagcattcacatccattctaCTAAATTGTGTGAGTGGGGTTTTTATAATAtgaagagtataaaaagtggttgtaagtagaggagagagaaaatgttactgttcatctgtatatttgaaaagacactgttcaccccctataattttttaatatattttgaaagtggttgtgagtgaaagaTTGAGAAAAGATAATgctaaaggtataaaaatatattatttaattgaaaaagagagagaaaatgtagtgtattttagtgtaatttaggataaaaaaaatggtgaaatggatgtgaatgctctgagACTTTAGAGTACATGGTTTGACAAAACCAATGACCTATAATTATAAACGGAATGAAATGGCTAGTTCTCGACTACTCAAGAATCCAGAAAGAATTCTTAAAAGAGAATAGATTGAAGTGTTTGAACATGTCAAACCTGTGTAAACTTTATCAATTTAATTGTATTTGACACATTGGTTTATATACATctataaacacataaaatgtcACGTTTATTCATATAATTTGTTTTCAGTAGGTAATAATATATAATgctataaaaacatgatttaagAAAACATAATTTATTAAAACTGGAGTGTCATTAGCTGTTTGTTAACCATCAAACATAATTGATTGCTTGAGTTTAAACAAAGTGTTGTTATTTTAAAGATTTATAGAACAagtttaaaaaattaaataatcACCAGATTTAATATAGTCTTGTGTTGCATGTTTCATCAGAGCATGCTCACAAGATTATAATTATTACTGCCCCTAGATGTTGCTTTTCTGTTTCTGATGTTCATAGTGTGTGCACGGGATTAAATATGTTGTATCACACTATACGTTATGTGTTACATTTGTATTGAAGAATTATATTATACAGCATAGCGTGTAGCACGATGTTAAATCAACAATAAACATGAGATAGACGAGATAGGTGAAGTCGAGAACATATCTTGCCTTGTGCGTAAACTATACCTTAAGGTAACAAACACAAATTGTAGGCAAGTATATAATGACATAtgtttattttcttattttattaaattttcaATCCAAAACAAAAACAAGACAACTGAATCTTCCTTAATGGAATAATATTATTCAAAGTAACATTAAGAAATTTAGTTAGTACCAACGAAACGCTGGCATCACAAAAAACTTCATTCCAGATTGGCAGTGAAAACCATTACTTTCTCCACAAGCAAAGTAATACGGCTTCCATTTGTTGAGCACAAATTCAAACCCTTCTCCTTCTCCTTGTGATGTGTTTGCCACACGTTTCGCCCATCTTAAGTCGCACCTCAGAAAGCTCCAAAGACTTGGAAACAAATAAACACTATGTGGATGTATATTGGTATCGCTAGGTGGATCGAATTTGAACACTACAACAAGTTCAACattaaaataatgaaaaaaaaaatgtttgcaTTAATTATAAATATCATGTGCACTTGTAATTTCAACTTggatataatataattataaggTAAAGTTTATTTTTCTATTGTTTAGATAAAAAGGGGGAACATTTCGTTAAAAATGAATGCACGATGCATGCTACATACCTAGAGTGTCACTGAAAAAGAATGGAGCATTTGTCCTAGCCCATTCAGTATAATTGAAACCAAAACGCCAGTTATCAGATCCACCAACAATGATTCGTCTAGAATTCTGTACAGGTTTCGGGCGTCTAAATGGACCATTGGTGTAGTTGAACTCAAATTTCCAATTTTGTGGTCCATTTTGGAAATTCGGGTTGCTTGATACGGATGCGAATAGTGTAACAATTATGGTTATCGTGAGTAGCAAATGCATGCATTTCGAAGCCATTTTACTTCACTATAAGCTTTATCAAATGGAGGAAAAGAGGCTTAATTGCTTAAATGAAATGACAATTAGCTTGGTTGGTGATTTGTAAAGTTTGGAAATATGTGTTTATATAGAGGTTAATCAAGCAAAGACTTAAACTAACAAATGGAAAATAGCCTAATACTTACTTAGTTGGTTAGTGTATTGGTGAAAACTAGTGGACCTTTCAAA
This is a stretch of genomic DNA from Helianthus annuus cultivar XRQ/B chromosome 16, HanXRQr2.0-SUNRISE, whole genome shotgun sequence. It encodes these proteins:
- the LOC110915933 gene encoding uncharacterized protein LOC110915933; protein product: MASKCMHLLLTITIIVTLFASVSSNPNFQNGPQNWKFEFNYTNGPFRRPKPVQNSRRIIVGGSDNWRFGFNYTEWARTNAPFFFSDTLVFKFDPPSDTNIHPHSVYLFPSLWSFLRCDLRWAKRVANTSQGEGEGFEFVLNKWKPYYFACGESNGFHCQSGMKFFVMPAFRWY